The Melioribacteraceae bacterium 4301-Me genome contains the following window.
AGGTCTTTCAGAAAGAAATTTTCTTTAATGATTGTTCGAGGTCATTAATTATATCGTTTACATTTTCAATACCGACTGACAATCTAACCAGTCCATCAGTTATGCCCGCCTTTTCTCGGTTTTCTTTTCCAAGGGAAAAATGCGTCATTGAAGCAGGATGCTGAATTAAACTTTCAACTCCGCCCAAGCTAACTGCGAGTTGACAAAGTTTAACATTATTCATAAGTGTTTTACCTGCTTCTATACCACCCTTTAATTCAAAAGAAATCATCCCGCCTGAACCATAATGCTGTTTTTGTGCTACATCGTATTGTGGATGACTTTTAAGACCAGGGTAACTAACCCATTTCACCTTAGAATGATTTTCCAAAAACTCTGCTACTACTTGAGCATTTTGACTGTGTCGTTGCATTCTTAAAGATAAAGTTTTCAATCCCCTGTGAACTAAAAACGAGTTAAACGGGTCAATTACACCGCCTGTTTGGTTTAAGGTCTTTCTTATTATAGAATACAATTCTTCATTTTTAACTACAATTACGCCAGCAATAACATCTGCGTGGCCATTCAAAAATTTTGTCATACTATGCAGGACAACATCTGCACCAAATTTTATTGGCTGTTGAAGAGCAGGGCTCATAAATGTATTATCTACTACAAGAAGGGATTTGCTGCTGTGCGCTATTTTGGCTGTCTGTTCAATATCAGTAATAGCAAGTGTGGGATTTCCAGGTGTTTCGATATAAATTAACTTAGTATTAGATTTTACAGCATCTTCTATTTCTGTTAAGTTTGATGTGTTAACAAAGGAAGTTTCGATACCAAATTTATTAAAAATGGTTTCAAGTAAGAGTCGGGTCGGGCCATATAAAGATTCTGAACAAACAACGTGATTTCCTTTTTCAAGCAAGGAAGTAAAAATGGTATTAATTGCTGCCATACCGCTTGAGCATGCTAACGCTTTATGTCCCTCTTCAAGCTCAGCTACAGCATTTTCCAATGCTTCTATGGTAGGATTTC
Protein-coding sequences here:
- a CDS encoding PLP-dependent aspartate aminotransferase family protein, with the translated sequence MLTKNIHFDSKCVHSGVGEYEHGPVVPPIYQTSTFKFVNTDQGARLFKGEEDGYIYTRMRNPTIEALENAVAELEEGHKALACSSGMAAINTIFTSLLEKGNHVVCSESLYGPTRLLLETIFNKFGIETSFVNTSNLTEIEDAVKSNTKLIYIETPGNPTLAITDIEQTAKIAHSSKSLLVVDNTFMSPALQQPIKFGADVVLHSMTKFLNGHADVIAGVIVVKNEELYSIIRKTLNQTGGVIDPFNSFLVHRGLKTLSLRMQRHSQNAQVVAEFLENHSKVKWVSYPGLKSHPQYDVAQKQHYGSGGMISFELKGGIEAGKTLMNNVKLCQLAVSLGGVESLIQHPASMTHFSLGKENREKAGITDGLVRLSVGIENVNDIINDLEQSLKKISF